One part of the Solanum dulcamara chromosome 8, daSolDulc1.2, whole genome shotgun sequence genome encodes these proteins:
- the LOC129900751 gene encoding uncharacterized protein LOC129900751 produces QEVDVEVRLGAQAIQKRSSCKYLGSIMQGSGEIDDDVTHRIGVGWMKWRLASGVLCDKNVPPKLKGKFYKVVVRPAMLYGAECWPVKTSHIQKMKVAEMRMLRWMCGHTRSDRIRNEAIRDKVGVASVEDKMREIRLRWYGHVKRRDTDAPVRRCERLAMDGYRRGRGRPKKYWGEVIKQDMAQLQLTEDMTLDRRMWRTHIRVEG; encoded by the coding sequence caggaggttgacgttgaagttaggcttggtgctcaggccatccaaaagagaagtagttgcaagtatcttgggtctatcatgcaaggcagcggagagattgatgatgatgtcacacatcgtattggggtagggtggatgaaatggaggctcgcttccggagtgctatgtgacaagaatgtgccaccaaaacttaagggcaagttctacaaagtggtggttagaccggctatgttgtatggggcggagtgttggccagttaagacttctcacattcaaaagatgaaagttgctgagatgagaatgctgagatggatgtgtgggcacaccaggagcgacaggattagaaatgaggctattcgggataaggtaggagtggcctcggtggaagacaagatgcgagaaatacgactgagatggtatggacatgtgaagaggagagacacagatgccccagtgcggaggtgtgagaggctggccatggatggttacagaagaggtaggggtaggccgaagaagtattggggagaggtgattaaacaggacatggcgcagttacagcttacagaggacatgaccttagataggaggatgtggaggacccacattagggtagaaggctag
- the LOC129899646 gene encoding auxin-responsive protein SAUR32-like yields the protein MGHNHHLNFHFHVPHIHFHLHHHHHHGKRELKDIPKGCLAITVGQGEEQQRFVIPVIYINHPLFMQLLKEAEEEYGFDHNGPINIPCHIEEFRHVQGMIQKETTSHHQTHNNPWCFKA from the coding sequence ATGGGTCATAATCATCATCTGAATTTCCATTTTCATGTTCCTCATATTCACTTCCATctccatcatcatcatcatcatgggAAGAGAGAATTGAAGGATATACCAAAAGGGTGTCTAGCAATAACAGTAGGACAAGGTGAAGAGCAACAGAGGTTTGTGATACCAGTGATATATATAAATCATCCACTTTTTATGCAGTTGTTGAAGGAAGCAGAGGAAGAATATGGATTTGATCATAATGGACCTATTAATATTCCTTGTCATATTGAGGAATTTCGACATGTTCAAGGCATGATTCAGAAAGAAACTACTTCACACCACCAAACTCACAACAACCCCTGGTGCTTCAAAGCatga